In Ananas comosus cultivar F153 linkage group 10, ASM154086v1, whole genome shotgun sequence, the sequence GGCAGCTTCGGACCCCCCCGTAAGCGCATGTAGCTCGTGTAAATACACACCGAACTGAGGCTAACCCAATGGGCTCGAGCACGCAAGTGAACCCTCTGGATAACACCAACGTGGATCCACGTACGTGTCCGAAGCACATGGCCTTGCCACGTAGGATCATGCACGGTGGGAGGAATTCTatactatcacacttgcaccgtGTCATTAATGATAAGTCcatcatatttcttcttttcaaataaaaatataataaaaatatttttttcaattatgatgagacatatatttctaaaaaaaatatttgattgatttgttatgccacacgtcaccaatatacatgttatattctaaaatttttcgcACGGTGGGCCACCACCCGCTACCATCCCTCACCCCCTCTCTCTGGCTAAGTGAAAATGGTGCATGGGGCCAAGGAGGCCCCCACCCCCGGGTCCAGTCCAGGCCATCAGATCCCCGTACTATATAAGTAACAGAGTGCACTCGCATAATTTCATATGGTATTAGTGGCAGTGCGATCGATATATACAGTCAAGCGAGCACCCGGCTTAATTAACTAGAGAGAGCTCTCCGCCGCTACCTTCGCCATATTTCTCTCCCCATCGATCCATCCATATTTCTCTCTCCCCATCGATCTCCTCGATCGTCCAGGCTCCTCCCTCAATTAataatattctctctctctctctctctctctctccgcctcCCCAATTCCTGTCCTTTGGGGCGCCTCGTGCGTGTTGTACTCGATCTTCCAATTAATtaagctagctagctagtactCATTCTTAATTGTAAGTTGGGGCGATCAAAGAATAAAGCATCGAGTAATTTCATTAAACCATGCACTATGtataattaagatatatatatatatataggagatcAAGCGAGCAAGCGAGCGAACCATCCCATCGTCCAaagtacatacatacatacatagctAGCGAGCGAGCGAGCTATCTAGCTCGTGATCGCTCCGGGCGACCGACCGACCGACCGACCGACCGACCGACCGATAGTTCGTCGATTAAAGAGAGTAATTAAGGGAGTGTGAGGATGTTGGAAAGGAAGGGTGCAGACGCCCTGCCTCTGGCCTCGCTGAACCACGTCTCCATGGTTTGCAGATCGGTTGAGAGGTCCCTCCATTTCTACCACAAGGTACTTGGCTTCACCCCCATCAGGAGGCCCGGCTCCTTCGATTTTGATGGCGCATGGTACGTACGCTAGCTCTCTTAAttccctttctttttccttgtttctttctttttttcttcttttttttattctttttttttcaaaaaaggaaaaaaaaaatccttatagaaaaggaaaacgaaaaaaaagagaaaaaaaaaggaaagaaagaaagaatgttCCGGTTCATTAATGATCGACCAAATTCCCTGTACGGGTCGCTGCATGATCACTTAATTTGCTTGTGATTAAAAAAGGTTGTTCAATTATGGCATCGGCATCCACTTGCTGCAATCTGAAGATCCGGAGAGCATGCCGAAAAAGGCGGAGATTAATCCCAAAGATAATCACATCTCCTTCCAGGTACTTAATTTGTTTGTATGTTTTTCGATCGTAAATTGTATCTGCGGAGCAATCAATTTGGTATGAAAGTTTTTAAGCAGCTGCTAGAGGGTCGGTCTTGTAACGTAactatttaagttttttttttctaaaaactaaattaactaactatatatatatatatatagattatttcaatattttatatttaatgccCTTCATTCATTTTCTGATGCGCTCGCAATCTGGTTCTATTGGCTCCCTCCCTTTGCCGAACAGAAGATTTTTGCTGATAGCGCACAACCAACTATAGCTCAGGCATCAGAAATTAAACATGCCGTGTTCCATTTCTCTATTACTTTAAAGTAGAACACTTTCAGCTCTTGTATCATTTTGTGTGCATCTTATGGGAGCTCAAGTCTCTTTCATTAACTCACTTGTCCAGCCCCACCTAACATGTGCAAGTTTTTGTTTCTTACTAAAAAATATTGTATCTATAATCCAAAAAGAGTTGAATaataccgactgtccctagcgcaagttaTAAAGAGctcggtggttggtacccgaggcaAAAGAAGAGTCGAAAGCCAAAGACCAATTGATTGCACCCAAGTTCCAATCCTAGCTAATTGATTTACTTTTTCagcttagtttatttctaaaaaaaaaaaacgaaacggatagcgtgttatctttctctctctctcaaaaaaaaaaaaaagagttgaataATTACATGTCTTAGTTCAAATGTTATAATTCTATCTCTTAGGATTTAAACATTTTTGCTAATTCTTTAGTAATAAAAAGATATGAGCTCTTGCATAATAGAGTTGGACCATTATAACTGAAAAGTAGCACTAGCTAGCATTGCTTTTGTGTTTAATGTTTTTAATTTGACTGTTGGGATGAGAGTCTCTGGTTCTCCATTTTTGTCTTTTAGTTCTCTGATGAGGAAGtagttttcaattttaattttgatagccTACCTCCATATATACTTCCGGGATACTGCAACTTCTTTACGGAACTTACTCAGCCTTTTAGCTTCCTTACGTGCTGCGTATATACATTTTTGCTATGATTTGCTGTCAAAGAAGCCTTATTGTGCGCAAAGCTTATACGTGCATGCcccacactttttttttttaattaaataatattgtaCCAGCAAgtaatatattacaaaattattaCGTTCTGCGAAtataatagtatttttaataagaaaaaaggtCGTGTGTTAGGGTTAAGATAATTATATATGGTGATGGATCGAGTACAGAGTAATTAACACTAGAGGTAATTATAATGAGCAAAATATACCGGGGCTTTGTTACAGTACAGTTGGTTAATTACTACGGGGACTAAGTTATAGCGTCCTGAAAGTCGGGGGACCTGGCAGggaatatatttttgtttaactGTCTTCACGAAGTCTTCAGCCAGACTGCGGCCGTGAGGGAAATGGGGCACGCAGACTGCCGTCGTCCTACCTTATAGTGGGTCGGTTGGACAAAAATATCTAGAATACacgagttatatatatatgattgattatTGACGTATCCTTCTTAgccaataaaattattttttttgaattgatccatcccatcataattattaaaaaatttagttttatcatatatttttttaaaaaaagagaaagttgTGATTGACTTATTAATGATTATGTGGTGCTAAGTGCGGCACGCTCTACTTCCTTCGGTTGGACACGCATGCACGCTTCTCCACTTTTGGCTCAACCTGTTGGTCGTATGTGAGCCTGAGCCAAGTGTGCTAGCCTGAGAGAGTGCGCATGTCATCACTAGGCTTAACTTTAATCTTTCGTGGCCACCATGCACCCCCACCACCGCGGTCGCCCAAACATCCATTAAATATTTTACGCCGATAATTTGTTATTATCTGCAGCCTTTTCCTTTGTCTTTCTAGTAGCTGCTAAATTTGTCCATCTAAGCATGCATCCATCTACCGCGCGAGCacttatataaatttaatttgcttCCGATGGAAATGACTAAACTAACCCTCCCTGCAACTCTGATCTGTTTGATGACAGTGTGAGAGCATGGCCTTGGTGGAGAAGAAACTCAAGGAGATGGAGATAGATTACATCCAGCAGCGTGTGGAGGAGGGCGGCGTCTACGTGGATCAGCTCTTCTTCCACGACCCGGACGGATTCATGATCGAGATTTGCAATTGCGACAACCTCCCTGTGATCCCCCTCGTCGTCGGCGAGCCTGTTAGACTTTGTAAGAGGGTCTCCCTCatgaagcagcagcagcagcagcagcagcagcaacaatcGGCGCAGTTTCTGACCCCTGCCGCTGTTCATGTCAGCGAGGACCCGCACAACATTCCTTGCGCATGAAAAGCAGGAGATCgcggaggagagggatcgataCTGCAAGTACATGTATAGGTCAAGGTCCAGCTGAGATCGTACGTAGGTCCGTGCAACTCTTAATCAGAAGTTTTAAGTTATTTTAGATTCGATTGTGGTAATTAACCTTCGGTGGGTATATATGTAGTAGCAATAAATAAAGGGGGCG encodes:
- the LOC109716305 gene encoding uncharacterized protein LOC109716305; translated protein: MLERKGADALPLASLNHVSMVCRSVERSLHFYHKVLGFTPIRRPGSFDFDGAWLFNYGIGIHLLQSEDPESMPKKAEINPKDNHISFQCESMALVEKKLKEMEIDYIQQRVEEGGVYVDQLFFHDPDGFMIEICNCDNLPVIPLVVGEPVRLCKRVSLMKQQQQQQQQQQSAQFLTPAAVHVSEDPHNIPCA